CAACATACACTGCAAATCTTTCTTTTGCCTTGATTTTGCTGACAATTTTCAGAGCCAACTCCATAGGTATCAGATTATCAGCACCTGCTTCAAATGTAAAACCAGAAATGACATGATTTCCTCATATTTTCCATCACTAAATGTTTGCACACTGAATTTGGACCATCAGAAGAGATTGTCATAATAGCAAGATAGAAGCCTAGTGCAACCATCAATTAGTAAATTTAACATTTTACCATATTGGTGAATATGCAAGTCAATCTTGCATGAAAtagtataatatataaataacgGTCAAAATTCTTGCATAAAAGGCAGTCTGAGTTTCAGAAGTATCTTAAATGTATATCTCCAAGAAAGAAACTCTGCTACCACTACTTCAAATTCTTAATTAAAAAGTTAAAATACATCTAAGGAGCTtctcatataaaaaaaatggtTATGGTAGATAGTAATCCAAGTATCCAACCATAAAGAGTTTAGTATGATCACAGAATGTCCCTAGACTTTGTTAGTACCCAATGTCGTTAAAGGTTTTATTTTCACTTTCCTTCCAGTTTCAACTGCTAGGCAGATCAGCATGTGATGGTCGAGAAAAACAATGGATAATGAAAAATATTGTAGTTAACATGGAATTTTCAATGTTGAAATGTGGTTCAAAGCACTAACatcaagataatttttttttggtaaatctaacatcaagatatgtatgatcCAAATAAAATCATCATCCTACAGCCATCATTTCTCTCTTCTACATGGTTTATTTTGTCTCCCTCAAGAAGTTACATAACACATGCTCGCTTAATATCACACAAACACAGATGGTACATACCTGCATTTTTGTATGATGGCCAATGGTAAGAAGATCCAACAAAATACTGATTCTCTATATATATAAAGTGCTGTGCTGATCTTATTGCCTTCACATATGCACTGTGTATGCTCTTATCTATCTTCAAGTTCTTTGCACAGACAAGATTCTGCAAAAGGAAATACTATTTTAGCATGATTGATCTGCAtgaacaaaaagaaatgcaatcAAAATCAAGAAGAGTTTGTTGTGAATGAGAACAGAGCAACTTTTAGTAGAGGTGACAGGCAACAAGTTACTACAAGTAATCGAATTTTAGAAAATCACGAGGGTCCTACATTCTAACCTTTCCCTCTGCTTCATGTACGTGTTTTGGGAATCCTTTTACTGATCCTGAATCAATTGATCGAAAAATCTGGAAGCAGGTTACAGTTACATCAATATCAAGCCAGAACTAAACCAAAAAACAAGCTTATATTGTAGCTGACCTGCACATGCCAATTTTCAAGATCCTTTTCATCAGAAGTCTCAGTGTCAGATTTGTAGGCAGAAGGGGAGAGAATCCATGAGATTCGTTCAATCTTAATCAAGGCATCATCATGCCAATGTGTGACCTTTCTAAGCTTGAAATCTCTCCATTTTGTAGCTTTCCTCCATCGTTGTTCAAAATTTGTCAGGATGTCGTGTGCAGCAGGACCCTCAATTTTGCAATGTAAATCATGCCATGGCTGCCTTGGGCCTTGGTTGGTACCCTATTTATTTATTCAACATAACATAGAAGCTCAATTGCATACAGGTGAATAAGAAACAACTAAATTTTGCCAACTTAATGAAGGATTAGAAGAAATTCATATAGCAAAGATCCATATTGCAAAGATCCATATTGCAAGTACTTCTCAAAACAAGAAGTTAAATATTTTGGAAAGTCATGAAAGAAGACAATTTGATCCTAAATTTATCAAAGTTGAAAATAACAAAGAGATGACAAacatatgtggatgctattagtgAAGTTGTGGCTTATTGCAGTTCAAGATTGGACTTCTTTTAGAGATAATATTTCAATGGGACCCAAGCAAACAAAAAGCCATGATAATATTCCAATATGAACCTAACAAATATAAACCCACTTTTTCAACAAGCATCCtaagaacattataaaaaaaggTGGCATTCCTTGCATCGACACAAATTACTGTTGCATATTTATCCTGTAAACTTTAATCTTAATTCCATGGAAAACCGATAAATAACCAATATGCAGGTGACATGCTAATATGAAACAAAACAACAGGAAACAACATTAGAATGAAATGTTGAGATGATAATTTGTCGAAAGCAATGTTTTTAATTTCATACCATTCCGCCCATACCAGGTAGTATGTACTAGTGCACCAGCAGACCAGcacacggaccgcccgctaccagtAATACttttgggagaaggaaaaggaatgAATGAACTAAGGGCAATGTTAGTGCAAAGAAAACCTAgagttatcctgattaattaagcATCTTTTGTGAAAgaaactttgcttttcttttgagaaaaaaGTTAAAGTACAATTATTATTGCCTGCCATCTTTCAAAATGTCATCATCTAGATTACTTATTTTTAAAGCATCATTTACATTTGATAATACCTACATAAAGAACTATTGAAACTATGATATAGCACATCAGTTATGTCAACCAAATATGAAGCTTGTCATATTTGCAATTCTATGTAGAAAGCTAACTGAAATATGTAGAATCAAATTACATTTGTGCAGCAGATTTTTTCTGTTTCTATGTGAAGTTCTTGTATAAGCACAAAAACAAATAAGTTCTGTTAATATCACATGACTAAAAACTATGGAGTTGGATTCCATAACGGATAGAACCATTTTGCAATTACTGACATTCAGTACTTACTGGGAATGTGGGGTTGTGGAAGTCTTTTCCAAAAACAGTATCCAGATCACGGAAGAGCCTGTGTTCAGGTGTGTCATATCTTCCATCACATAAATCAAGTCCACCAATAAAGGCTGTTATTTTCCGATTGTTTCCACCTGCTTGAGTGTCAACAATGACACACTTTTGATGGTGTGTAAATAGAGTTCCTACAACCTGTCATGAGAAGATCATGTCGATAGCTTCATAATCAGTTATGTAGTCCATAAGTTGAAAAAGCAAAAGGCGACATCTTTTTTACCATCAATCAAGCAAAAACAGACCAAACATTCAGATTAAAAAAATGGATCGCTGCAAGTTTCTGACAGTTGGTAGAATTTTGCATGCTGATAGACAAGtatcaatttataaaaattacattctcctatatgtttttAGTTTatgagaaaatttattttttctcttccaaataataattattttacttGGTATATAAAATACGAGATATCCTCCTAAAATTCATGCAACTTTTTTTCAATTATGATCCTGCAAATGCTTCCTTGAAGAGCCAAACATGCATGAAGTTCATGCAACTGAATACTGTCAGACGGTACAAAGAATTTTTCTCTAAATCTACAACAGGAAGCAACAACAAAATGCGAAATGAAATTCAACATTTAACTTGCCCTATCAAAACTTTTGAAGTGTGTAACAGATTATTCCTCCCATTAAATACATTGTAAGAGTGTGTGTTTATCTCTTATTATACCTAAAAGCTCAGATGCATTCAGTTGAACATTCTAAGGATCCATATAGCTTATTAACTGCATATATGTGACAGCTGGTAGCATTACATAGGGCTCCCACCATGAGCCTCCGCATCTACTGCCAAGTGCCAACTTTGCCCTTTTATGAATAACTGGAGTTAAGTGTTTCAAGAGATCGTGGATTTTGTTGCTGCTAGAGATGTAGGTAAATATGCATCTTACTTTTTGTTTCTGACAGATAATCTGATATGTCTGCAAAGTTGAATCATTTGGTTGCAGCAATGACAAAAATGTAATTTATACATTGTATTTGAATATcgtaaaacaaagaaaaaacttCAAAAAAAATTGCATGTTAAGACTAGAGGAATAGGATGAAGGGAAGCAACAATTAGACTTgcaaaagaaaaaacaagattATCTATGATGATATTTGATCAACCTATTAGAAGTAGAAAGAACTTTCTATGCTAATGGGGTTTCATAGGAAGCaaacaattaaaagaaaaaagaaaaaagcctCACCTGCTGCTTGAATATGCTGAGCTTGTTGCTGGCATAACGAGGGGCCAGTACACAATGTACACTTGAATGCTTAAAAAACTTGCGAGTTTCTTCATCATGCGTATGCATGACACCATCCTGCATTCAACTTTGGGACTTAATTAAGTCACATCAAATTCCGTTTGGAGGATTTTAAAGGTTGAAAGTATTGCAAGCTGAGCCGCTTTGTAGATTGAGGTCCTAGGCACAAAAACTAAATTCGACATGTCTTGTTTTATCTATGACGTGCACACAGCAAACAGCAAGAACAataacaaaatgttatgatcagaggccaaaaaaaacatattttctctttcttctcaCCATCAGATAAGTGGATTATGAAAAGCTTATGATTCAGGAAACCACTCTGGTAATTGTTATATCCGTAAAACAAAAGTCTAAACCACAAAATGAAAAGACATCAAACTAGAAATTAGTTACCGTTTTCAAAAGAAACTTGTCATGTGATGTTTTGTCATCCCAAATCAACATAACCACACGAACTCCTTCCTGTGTCTTGTACTTCAAAAGCTCCCCAAGTGATAATTCCCCGCCATTTGGCACTGGCTTTGTTGGTTCCCTTATAAGCTTCACTCGGTGATAGACTGACCATCCAATTATGTAGATAAGGTGATGAGCTTCCACGATTGCATGGCAGATGTCCTCCCAACATTTGTTTTGCTCATAAGTCTTCCCCTCATCTAGTGCAATATTAGGCAGCATGTTATCTGGAACATGGGCATCCTGGTAAAGGGTAACACTTCCTTGATTATGAAGAGGGAAGTATGCATTAGGCACACCAGAATAATTTGGACCGGCACCAACTCCATCTTTATACAAAGGATTTTGCTCTATATTTCTGAATTGCAAGGAAAAATGCAGTTCTGGATATGGTTTCGTTGAGTTCCCACTAGGATCAACCACTGGAAACCAACCACTGACTGTTTCTCCCGAGAGTATTTTATCTACTGGAATCACAGCTACTCCAATAAGTTGTGCTCCAAAAACATCATTGTCTTTCACTTGAAACTCAATCTTTGATGCAGGGTGGGCGACTGGCACACGGAAGTGTTCTTCCCATTTTGGATTTTCACTGTTTGGAATTACTCGAGTTTGAGCTATTGTTGCTCCGGATACACAAACAGAAACATAGGGATCACTGGTTATGATTTTGCTCACGCCTCTGTGATTATCAGGTTTCCCACAGGGTACACCACAAGCTCCATACACAGTGAAACATTTTCTCATCCTCTCTGTCATTAAATCCATGTTTGGAAGTGATCTGGCTTCTAAAATCCAGATGTCCAAGTCCCCATGCAAGAACTTGGTGATCCCAGGTGCAGAAGATCCTTTTCCCATTCGGTCCAAATCATCAATTCAATCACTAGTCATTGAGAGTGATTTCACGGTAAGCCACCACCACCTGCACATACTTCACTTTTTACTGAAAACGAACCACAAGATGGATGAATAAACCATAGTTGTGTATATGTTGATGCTTTACCAAGTACCTTGTAGTTTTCAATCCTCAAATGCAGCAGGTTTTAAGAACCAGGCATGCATATGAAGAATTATATTCTTCTTTGCAACCTTCGTTACCAGTCCACGCTCCGCTGACTCAAATCTGATCAATGCAAATAAAAATCTTCACACATTAAGCATCCACAGGAACAGGGCTTGAAAATTATGTTAAACAATTTTTAAAAAGTTGTCTTTTCATACAAGGACAAAAATCAATGTAGAGGTGACCCAACTTTGCATGACCAGCAACGCCAATGCCAGCAGCTGAGAGAAACAGCATTGCCCAGATACAAAGAAAGGAAGGTCAGTATATCATTCAAGATCCAAGTTGGTGCAACGAATCAATTTACATTGATGAGAAACAACATTGCTCAAATACAAAGTGCATTACGATAATTCAGAACAACTGAGACCATAAGGAATCATCCACCGTTCATACCGTTTAAAACCAACTTCAAAAATTGTGCCATTAACCAAAGAAAATTACGGAAAGATGAACCATTAACAACTAAATAAGATGAAATTGGTCACAAACTGAACGGAAAATGAAGCATAAATAGATTTCAAGAAGGAAACTGTAAAGAACATCGAGGGATCAAAGCAGATGAAGCTCAACAACATCACAATTGAACGTGAACCTGCTTGGTCGGTAAGAAGGTTGTATTTTTCCCGGCTTGGCAGCTTATGGTGTCGCCAAGATCTGCACGTTTCGTAAGTAAATCAGCATGGCGCGGGGAGAGAATACCTGAGTAATCGACACCGGAGCTGGCCAGCAAagaatttgagagagagagagagagagagactaaatAAAGACCGGTGTTTCACGACGGTGACGAGGCCGCTTTGCCGTTGGTGGAGCGGTTACTTCGGCTACAAGGGAGGCGGGAATCCCCATCGCTCAAATCGATCCCTTATGCATAGACCACTTACTTACCCGGTCACGTCGGACCAGCTCACCTACCTGCAACACGCCATCGTGGGCCCCACTGCTCCTCCAATCAAACGAAAGGTAGGAGGCGGGCAAAGCAGATGTTCGTTCGCCATCGCGAGCGGCCCACGAAAAGGTTCTCTTCCCAACCAAATCGCAGAACAGTTCCCGAGGAACACCGCGATCATGAAATGCTTGATTTTAATTATAAttcttaatttataaaaataattttaagttaagTTGTTAATAAACATCATGATAATGAAAGTTAGGATGTATCTCTCCAACACTCGACGAGAATTggattctctatctctatctcctAAAGATTGGTATTTATTCACCGATTGAGACATGACAAGAATTGGAGAGAATCAGGACATCGGTGAAGATAAGTTCGGACCCACCAGTATCAAGCACTTCCATCTGAAGGTGTAATCTGCATGTATCACGCTTAATGATGCGTCCGACACTTGACGACGCCTTTAAGATTCACGCACTAACATCCTATGCACGAACCGAACCACGTGAAGACGAACACACTGGTTAGACTCTTATCTCATTTTATTGGCTATTATTAGAGATTAAAGTAACATTTGTTTCATGGTACCTCCGCAGCCATTTGCATTGGTGGCAGCTCGACAATCTTCTCGACTACCTTGATGATAACTTTTGGGAGCCTCTGCTTACATATAAAAGCAATGGTTAGCTACCACAAAAGGTACCGGCAATATGATAGGAACTCGTTATATCCACTTGAACACAACAAATATGCACCGTCAGGGAGAAAATTCGAGTAGGATAGCAGTGATTCTTTGTCGCAAGGATTTAGGACAAAGAGAAAAATTACAAATCGGATCAAGTCACAATTTCCAATTAGGTACAAAAATAGAGACGCAGCGCGAATCAATTAAGATGCTTACATTACAAGAATTAGTACATGTCGGAGCTTAAAGTAGAGCATTACCTCAGGCAGTTCTTTGTTTGGCACTTGTTCTTGGTACAATTGTGAGCCTGTAGAGTTCGAACCAAGCATCTACCACTGAGTAACACCATGATCCACTGTTTCTTCAGTATGCTGCTCGGCTGCTGATTTGTCATGGTGTTGGCAGATATATAACACAATCCTACAAGAAAATTTTCATCCAAATAAAGGGGCCTAAGAACTATAGGTATGCAATAGAATTAAAATTGGACAACACAATCCTATGTACTCAGTTCTAAAAGCTGCACTGTGGAGGtgcaataagaaagaaaaagaagcaaaTAAAGGTATGGGTATATGGATTAGATCCTGTACATAATCTGTTACACGGACCTTGAGAATACAAGCGTGTATATAGGATAGTGGGAAGCATGCTGAATACAAGTGTGTATACAAACTAGAGAGTACATGCTGAAGATTCATATCAGATATGCAGCTTCTAAGTGAATAGACCAcctaaattatatatttatcaaaTTAATTTGAAAGggcattaaacatcaactagtaatAGAGCTTCGGGGAGTTGAAAAGAAAATACCCTAACCATCATAACAATGACAAACTTGATTGAAGTGAATCCCGGTCCATAATACTAGACCACATCAAAAGCACAAAAAAATGCTTCTCACTAGCCTGGAACTCTCTTCTAAGTGAGAATACATGCTGAAGATTCGTATCAGATATGCGGCTTCTAGGTGAGCAAACCACCTGAATTAATATATTTATGGAAGTAATTTGAAAGGACATTAAACACCAAGAATTAATAGAGCTTAGAGGAGTTGGAAAAAAAAATATCCTAACCATAATAACAATGCCAAACTTGATTAATCTGAAGCCCTCTCCATAATACTAGCCTGCAACTTTCTCTCAAGGACATGCACCCTGCCTGCAAATCTGGATGCAAAGGCTCTCTAATCTCTCATGTCACACTACGTTGGAAATTTCTCAGCAACATGCATGGGTGTCAAAGCAAGTGACCTGCACAACATGCCACAAGATGTGCCATAAAGACCTGTTTCTCTGAAGGCAGAGAAGCCCTTGCTTGCCATTCTTGTCCAGATAGTAGTACTCTTCTAAACCCTTTTCCCTCAAAttttctcctacttcaatcacaGTTTCTATGAAGTAATTGATGTGCAGATGCAGCTAAACTAGCACATAATCCATAAGGAATTATCAAGTTTAAGCAACAAATAATAATACGTTGTTGTCAATTTGAGGATTTAGACTAGTATGGAATGATACTCCTAGAAAATGGATCAAGGTTTAAGAATTAAGAGATACACATAAGCTACATATAAGTTACACAATTCACTTATAAAATCATCTTTCCATATGCAGCTATATATGCTCTTCCAGTAACAGATGTATCAAGTTTTCAAGTCTCATTTACCTTATCCAAGGTTGTCATAACCACATATGCAGCCACATGAACAGCATTTCGTATGCAACCCATGTACTTTCATCTTCTGTAATCATGACAGAATCTTCATGTTCAGAAGTGACCATCATAATTACTCCAAAAAAGATACCTAACtacaagaacaacaacaacaaaccatAATGTCCAACTATTTGGGTCGGCAACATTATTGTTTTGCTGACATTGAGCTTAGAAGACCACAAAAATTATACCTAGCTGCTCTTGCTTTATAATTCTTTCCACTATACTATTTTTTTCAAAGCTCAATCACGAACTACAGCATCTGGTTCCAGTCCTGCTGTCTTCATGTAGCTGATACAGAATGCATGGTCATTACATGAGTGGTACATAATGCACGGCCCATATATGAGCTAATAAATAACTATTTCTTCTTTCtggataactaaatatgcatctaTAACTTGTGAATTTTCTATCTCAAAATCATCGGTGAAAAGATGGAATGAACACCTCATGAAGTTAATGAAGAGCCACATTGAGGTTTGCAAGGTTAGTTTTCCTGTTAGTATCAATGAAGAATCCAAGTGACTTTTCATTTTCATACTGTGAATTTTTTGGCTAGACATGATGATTAACCTGGATGCCCCAATGAACATGTTTTTGCTAGGTAGACTTACATTAAAGACAAATAAAAGGGGAAGTTACAATTGTCTGTATAGGGACTGTGATAAAAGGAGAAGCGAGGTTAAAGAATTAGTAGACTAACATATCACTTCTTCACAGTCTGTACCATTGGATGTTTATAGGAGTTACAGTCGTCCTGGTTGGACATCAGTAGAATATCATCAAGAATGcccttcttttttccttcttctctgaatgaaacaaaaaaattaattaattaagtttCTAcgaatgaaactaattaattaaaCAAAGCAGAAAGGCTACAATTAGGATATGAATATTTTTGTAGGAAGCAATAGAGAAAAGCAGAATTCTGATGCGATTATGATAAAAGATACCATTTGATGTACTAGCAAGGATGTCTTCTAAAGGACACGCTAATAGCGAAATTTTCACAACAAATTAAAAGATATGGCCTAAAAAACTCAACAACACATCTGACTTGAGATATGTGATCTCAATAAATAGACAACTTAAGAATCCTGTGATAAAACATCCATCTTACTGGAGTTCTTGCCAAAAATCACCCATACACAGCATGGTGAACCAACATCAAAATATACCGCAATCACCCCATAGACGCCGTCACTGCCATCACAACAGATATATCATCTCAGCAATCACCAAGAAAAAGAAGGCCAGCCTCAATTCTCGACATGTAGGAACTATAAACTCATCAAAACTAACACTCTTTCGATGTCGTCGGTATCGGCTAAAGAATTAatcaaaagaacaaagaaaaccATAATGAAACATCCACTGAACAAGAGCTCTTGTTCCAAAGCCCCCATAAACACCATGGTGAATCATCAAAGTCTACACCTAAAACATTGGTTTAGTGGTGGTGCACCAAATCTACTTACCAAAGGTTAAAGGTTTGAAGCCTCATCTGATATATTTTATACCTTAAATATTTAATCTGATAGTGATATACCAGATTCACTTACTCGAAACCTCATCCGAGATATCTTGAAAGTACTAGCTAGCTTAGCTGATAAGGACTTTTACAGCTTATCACAAAGTCTTAGTGCTCAATTGTCGCCTTCGTAACTTatcctttgcaaaaaaaaaaaaaaaaatcatcgtcatcatcaaagCCCAGACTATCCTGCAATCACCACGTACGCACCATCAACAACCGTCACAACTAAAGAGAATGGTCGCCTTAAGATCCTTAATCTCAAGTAATCTAAAACGAGGCATGCGATATTTTCAGTAGAACCTATGGAATCCAACAAAGAAATCCATGAACACGAAACCCACCTTACGAGCGCTCTTGCTCAAGATCTCCCGTCAAGATCATTTCGAACTGCAAGATCCTCGAATTGTAACAAAATCGCACAAAGGGACCTGCGTTAATTGGTCAGAGAGGGAGACGAACCTGGACTGCGTCGAGGGCCGAGGCTTTGAAATCGAGAACCCAGGTGATTGGACCAACGAGGGCGGAAACAAAGATCGAGGCGCCGATGACGGAAGGGACGCCTCCACCATCCTCATGAAACCGCAGCTCCTCCGCCAGCCCCTCTTCTATCGAGGAAGCTGAGGGAGGAAGAAGCAGAGACCATAGCCAGGTCATGGCTTGAACGAGAGGATGCGTCGAGAGGAATCGGGCTTTATACTTGGGGTCCTGCTTCCAAACGGGTTCGGATCCTCCTCGCTTGTAACCGCCACGCGGATCAGGAACCGAAAATCTAACGATCCAGAAGAGTTCTATTTCCCGACGAACCTATTACTAACGGTCCAGATTTAAGCTTGCTACCGAGATATAGCATATTTTTGAAAGAAACCCCCGCTCTTTTGAACGCCGCCAACAAGAAATGGGAGCGGCACTTTATATTCAAATTTTCATTTAAAATCAGCCGTTAATATATAAGTTCAGATAACAAACCTGAATCAAATTGAAATTATTGGGCAGGATCCTAATTTTGGACCCCAAAACACCCTTGGTGGATCGGGTAACAAACTTTAATGTAAGATCCTATCAACACTAAGGGATCGGAGCTCGACCATGTGCCGTTGATGGCTCACGTAGTAACCAGAGACTTGGAGCCTGTCGAATTTATCCTAGGGTTAAAATCCAAGACAAATTCAAGAAAATACGAAGTTACAAAGTCGCCACACTGAACAACTCTGGGCACTGATCTACTATGCTCCAGTTCTGATCACACTACTGGAGGatttcttctttgttttcttcGGGTGCAATCATCAGAGGAACTTCTCTAAAACACATTATATATTGAAAGTAAACAGTTTAAAGGGGCTTGTTTTATTTGGTATCAAAGATCAAACCAAAAGCAACAACCAAAGCCACAAGAAAGCCTTAACGCAAGACAAAAGGTCTTTCCAGGTAACATCGAAGAATTCCTCAACCATAATGTTCTTTACTTCTCCTCCtgtcaagaaaaataaattaagtaCCAGAGCATTAGCATGCTAGATTGAAAAATGTATCAATAGTTTACACACTGCAGAAAGATTCAGATAATGATGTTGATCAAATGACAGGAAAGAgcatacaagcaaacattttgTATGGTTAAAATTTACGACTACATTGTGGAGGATGCTACCTTGTGAATGACCAAGCGAACAACATAATAAATGCATCATAACATGCCAGGAACTTATTCAACAGGACACCAGTAGGTCCTTGTTAGCATGGTCATGACAATTTATAACATGGTCACACATTATATTCGGACTTCAAGCAGGCCGGccatcaagcctttgagtggggaaTACGGTGATACACCGATTTAGCCTAAGGCTAGATAGACCTACTGTTATTAACTTGGGCTTAATAACTTTTTGGTTCACATGGTTCAAATCTACGAGTCAATGGATCAGTTTTCTCATGAGACCAACTCGTAATGATTCTTGTTTGATCATAGCCCACTTCTAACTAAGAGCAAGCTGATTTAGACCTCTTTTAGGAGATTTACGTTGATTCTAGTATATTCTAGTGAGTTTTGATTGACTCAACAGACCTAGTAGTTTTTGGTCAATTCTGAATGATACAAATTAACATACACCAAACTTGATCAAAGTCAGCAAGACCAATTTCAACCAACTCTACTCTAACAGTTTATTT
This DNA window, taken from Musa acuminata AAA Group cultivar baxijiao chromosome BXJ3-7, Cavendish_Baxijiao_AAA, whole genome shotgun sequence, encodes the following:
- the LOC135586535 gene encoding phospholipase D delta-like, with protein sequence MGKGSSAPGITKFLHGDLDIWILEARSLPNMDLMTERMRKCFTVYGACGVPCGKPDNHRGVSKIITSDPYVSVCVSGATIAQTRVIPNSENPKWEEHFRVPVAHPASKIEFQVKDNDVFGAQLIGVAVIPVDKILSGETVSGWFPVVDPSGNSTKPYPELHFSLQFRNIEQNPLYKDGVGAGPNYSGVPNAYFPLHNQGSVTLYQDAHVPDNMLPNIALDEGKTYEQNKCWEDICHAIVEAHHLIYIIGWSVYHRVKLIREPTKPVPNGGELSLGELLKYKTQEGVRVVMLIWDDKTSHDKFLLKTDGVMHTHDEETRKFFKHSSVHCVLAPRYASNKLSIFKQQVVGTLFTHHQKCVIVDTQAGGNNRKITAFIGGLDLCDGRYDTPEHRLFRDLDTVFGKDFHNPTFPGTNQGPRQPWHDLHCKIEGPAAHDILTNFEQRWRKATKWRDFKLRKVTHWHDDALIKIERISWILSPSAYKSDTETSDEKDLENWHVQIFRSIDSGSVKGFPKHVHEAEGKNLVCAKNLKIDKSIHSAYVKAIRSAQHFIYIENQYFVGSSYHWPSYKNAGADNLIPMELALKIVSKIKAKERFAVYVVVPLWPEGIPSSAAVQEILFWQGQTMSMMYKVVGDALKEEGLSESHHPQDYLNFYCLGKCEPVLKEKLPANQSPENSTQRLSQKFRRFMIYVHSKGMIVDDEYVVIGSANINQRSMEGSRDTEIAMGAYQPHYRWAEKHTHPRGQVYGYRMSLWAEHLGMLDDLFREPQTMECVRHVNKVAEFNWQSYASPEIKEMNGHLMRYPVKVERDGRVGPLPGHENFPDVGGKILGAHSTLPDVLTT